One segment of Stegostoma tigrinum isolate sSteTig4 chromosome 26, sSteTig4.hap1, whole genome shotgun sequence DNA contains the following:
- the ascc2 gene encoding activating signal cointegrator 1 complex subunit 2 isoform X2 — MQKCLDSFLHYTPRQYDEFMNPNPAVQEVQKHLHRSVFMIFLRMSTHKESKEHFITPEAFGEIIYDGFLFDIPKIFDLCVIFGKGNAALLKKMIGNIFNQQQNYFNDLNETVPTILQVFSSICDKCNLRLENHSHWPQKIGLSIKVSLLDMPLQEFKDILLYLCDTCTALFAFLDIFPEASRTIQKHDFIHRLASFYEVIVPELETAIKNRRFDETSLQEDLWKRLSHSRKKMIETFHCIINYICLQPILENGSEHILPFIEDFLQIFTALLHQKRFLMDYDEQFPVADDISLLQQAFPALDETRTSYITKAVDSAWEASGRNKPTFATGNALIQHASCSNEISAVNGETEQELKQPEYENDDHCAGATAAKITGVELESLIFQVKDILSHLGEGFILECLEEYNYNAEKVINDILEDKIAPSLRKLDRTLQRQVKKEEESILSTRQNVFDHDEFDVFSKNSVDMSKIWKGKKKGKEGTTLLDDKTHIAQQKERYNAYSVVAEEAPVEDGVQFYAGDYDDEYDDTYDGNQVGANDVDLDDELISRRPFTIPRILRQKDDEEENYDESEEEAPKEEVPKRDLFVQDPALLRERAEARRATFNARRGFKHDSSAAVGNVRGQGQSKETLIERRKKEANKSLRANHNRRSLADRKRNKGMIPF, encoded by the exons GAACACTTTATTACTCCTGAAGCTTTTGGAGAAATAATCTATGATGGTTTTCTCTTTGACATCCCAAAGATCTTTGATTTGTGTGTAATATTTGGAAAAGGAAATGCTGCTCTCCTTAAGAAGATGATCG GaaacatttttaatcaacaaCAAAATTActttaatgatctgaatgaaacGGTGCCTACAATTCTCCAG GTATTTAGTAGTATTTGTGACAAGTGTAACTTAAGGTTGGAAAATCATTCACATTGGCCACAGAAGATTGGTTTGAGCATCAAAGTTTCACTCCTGGATATGCCTCTACAG GAATTTAAGGATATTTTGCTATATCTATGTGATACCTGTACTGCACTTTTTGCATTCTTGGATATCTTTCCTGAAGCTAGCAGGACAATACAAAAGCATGACTTTATTCATAG GTTAGCCTCATTTTATGAAGTAATTGTCCCTGAACTAGAAACTGCAATCAAAAACAGACGATTTGATGAAACTAG TTTACAGGAAGACTTGTGGAAGAGGCTTTCTCACTCGAGGAAAAAAATGATTGAAACTTTTCATTGCATCATTAACTACATTTGCCTTCAGCCTATACTAGAAAATGG ATCTGAACATATTCTGCCTTTCATAGAAGATTTCCTTCAGATCTTTACAGCTCTGCTACACCAGAAGCG GTTTCTGATGGACTATGATGAGCAATTTCCAGTGGCAGATGATATCAGCCTTCTACAACAGGCATTTCCTGCACT TGATGAAACTAGAACATCTTATATCACCAAAGCTGTTGACAGTGCATGGGAAGCTAGTGGTAGGAACAAACCTACCTTTGCCACTGGAAATGCTCTCATTCAACATGCCTCTTGTAGCAACGAAATTTCAGCTGTAAATGGTGAAACGGAGCAAGAGCTTAAACAGCCAGAATATGAAAATGATGATCAT TGTGCAGGTGCAACAGCTGCCAAAATAACAGGAGTTGAACTGGAGTCTCTAATTTTTCAAGTGAAGGACATTCTATCACACCTTGGGGAAGGCTTCATTCTTGAATGTCTGGAAGAATATAATTACAATGCAGAAAAAGTAATTAATGATATCCTTGAAGATAAAATAGCACCTTCACTTCGCAAATTAGACAGAACTCTTCAGAG gCAGGTGAAAAAAGAAGAAGAATCAATTCTGTCAACACGACAAAATGTATTTGACCATGATGAGTTTGATGTTTTCAGCAAAAATTCTGTGGACATGTCCAAAATctggaaaggcaagaa AAAAGGGAAAGAGGGAACAACGCTGCTTGATGATAAAACACACATTGCACAACAGAAGGAAAGATATAATGCCTACAGTGTAGTAGCCGAGGAAGCACCAGTAGAAGACGGAGTCCAGTTTTATGCAGGCGACTATGATGATGAATATGATGATACTTATGATGGCAACCAAGTAGGAGCAAACGATGTGGATTTAGATGATGAACTAATCAGTAGAAG ACCATTTACAATCCCTCGAATCCTGAGACAAAAAGATGATGAGGAGGAAAATTATGATGAATCTGAAGAGGAAGCACCAAAG GAGGAAGTTCCAAAGAGGGATCTGTTTGTACAGGACCCAGCATTGCTGAGGGAAAGAGCAGAGGCAAGACGTGCTACCTTCAATGCCAGAAGAGG GTTCAAGCATGACTCTAGTGCTGCTGTGGGGAATGTAAGAGGCCAAGGGCAATCGAAAGAAACACTAAtagagagaagaaagaaagaggCCAATAAATCCCTTCGAGCTAATCATAATCGGCGATCACTTGCAGATAGGAAGAGGAACAAAGGAATGAttccattttaa
- the ascc2 gene encoding activating signal cointegrator 1 complex subunit 2 isoform X3, whose protein sequence is MPLQEFKDILLYLCDTCTALFAFLDIFPEASRTIQKHDFIHRLASFYEVIVPELETAIKNRRFDETSLQEDLWKRLSHSRKKMIETFHCIINYICLQPILENGSEHILPFIEDFLQIFTALLHQKRFLMDYDEQFPVADDISLLQQAFPALDETRTSYITKAVDSAWEASGRNKPTFATGNALIQHASCSNEISAVNGETEQELKQPEYENDDHCAGATAAKITGVELESLIFQVKDILSHLGEGFILECLEEYNYNAEKVINDILEDKIAPSLRKLDRTLQRQVKKEEESILSTRQNVFDHDEFDVFSKNSVDMSKIWKGKKKGKEGTTLLDDKTHIAQQKERYNAYSVVAEEAPVEDGVQFYAGDYDDEYDDTYDGNQVGANDVDLDDELISRRPFTIPRILRQKDDEEENYDESEEEAPKEEVPKRDLFVQDPALLRERAEARRATFNARRGFKHDSSAAVGNVRGQGQSKETLIERRKKEANKSLRANHNRRSLADRKRNKGMIPF, encoded by the exons ATGCCTCTACAG GAATTTAAGGATATTTTGCTATATCTATGTGATACCTGTACTGCACTTTTTGCATTCTTGGATATCTTTCCTGAAGCTAGCAGGACAATACAAAAGCATGACTTTATTCATAG GTTAGCCTCATTTTATGAAGTAATTGTCCCTGAACTAGAAACTGCAATCAAAAACAGACGATTTGATGAAACTAG TTTACAGGAAGACTTGTGGAAGAGGCTTTCTCACTCGAGGAAAAAAATGATTGAAACTTTTCATTGCATCATTAACTACATTTGCCTTCAGCCTATACTAGAAAATGG ATCTGAACATATTCTGCCTTTCATAGAAGATTTCCTTCAGATCTTTACAGCTCTGCTACACCAGAAGCG GTTTCTGATGGACTATGATGAGCAATTTCCAGTGGCAGATGATATCAGCCTTCTACAACAGGCATTTCCTGCACT TGATGAAACTAGAACATCTTATATCACCAAAGCTGTTGACAGTGCATGGGAAGCTAGTGGTAGGAACAAACCTACCTTTGCCACTGGAAATGCTCTCATTCAACATGCCTCTTGTAGCAACGAAATTTCAGCTGTAAATGGTGAAACGGAGCAAGAGCTTAAACAGCCAGAATATGAAAATGATGATCAT TGTGCAGGTGCAACAGCTGCCAAAATAACAGGAGTTGAACTGGAGTCTCTAATTTTTCAAGTGAAGGACATTCTATCACACCTTGGGGAAGGCTTCATTCTTGAATGTCTGGAAGAATATAATTACAATGCAGAAAAAGTAATTAATGATATCCTTGAAGATAAAATAGCACCTTCACTTCGCAAATTAGACAGAACTCTTCAGAG gCAGGTGAAAAAAGAAGAAGAATCAATTCTGTCAACACGACAAAATGTATTTGACCATGATGAGTTTGATGTTTTCAGCAAAAATTCTGTGGACATGTCCAAAATctggaaaggcaagaa AAAAGGGAAAGAGGGAACAACGCTGCTTGATGATAAAACACACATTGCACAACAGAAGGAAAGATATAATGCCTACAGTGTAGTAGCCGAGGAAGCACCAGTAGAAGACGGAGTCCAGTTTTATGCAGGCGACTATGATGATGAATATGATGATACTTATGATGGCAACCAAGTAGGAGCAAACGATGTGGATTTAGATGATGAACTAATCAGTAGAAG ACCATTTACAATCCCTCGAATCCTGAGACAAAAAGATGATGAGGAGGAAAATTATGATGAATCTGAAGAGGAAGCACCAAAG GAGGAAGTTCCAAAGAGGGATCTGTTTGTACAGGACCCAGCATTGCTGAGGGAAAGAGCAGAGGCAAGACGTGCTACCTTCAATGCCAGAAGAGG GTTCAAGCATGACTCTAGTGCTGCTGTGGGGAATGTAAGAGGCCAAGGGCAATCGAAAGAAACACTAAtagagagaagaaagaaagaggCCAATAAATCCCTTCGAGCTAATCATAATCGGCGATCACTTGCAGATAGGAAGAGGAACAAAGGAATGAttccattttaa
- the LOC125464080 gene encoding cytochrome b-c1 complex subunit 9, whose amino-acid sequence MAALRHLYNMLFKRTSTFALTIVVGAVFFERVFDQAGDALFEHLNQGKLWKHIKHNYEKKEEE is encoded by the exons ATGGCGGCGTTGAGGCACCTTTATAATATGTTGTTCAAGAGGACGTCCACCTTCGCCCTCACCATCGTGGTGGGTGCTGTCTTCTTCGAGAGGGTGTTCGACCAAGCGGGAGACGCTCTGTTTGAACACCTCAATCAAGGG AAACTTTGGAAACACATCAAGCACAATTATGAAAAGAAAGAGGAAGAATAA